The genomic segment TCTTCATCGCCGTGAGTAACGAAGAGATTGTGCACGCCACCCGCGTTGGCTGTACTGGGCATGCCCAGTTTGCGTCCGGAGTAGGTACCCAATATGTAGGAAAGAAGCCTGCCGTCTTCGACGAATGGCTTGGCATAGGTCGCCAGGCCATCGCCATCATAGGCCGAACTGGCCAGCCCACGGAGCAAATGCGGGCGTTCGTCGAGACTCAACCACTCGGGAAATAGCGTCTGTCCCAACGCATCTTCCAGATAGGAGGATTTGCGATAGAGGTTGCCGCCGGAAATCGCCGCGAGGAAGTGGCCGAACAACCCCGTCGCCAGCTCCGAGGAGAACAGCACCGGAACATCACAGGTCGGTACGGGACGAGCACCCAAACGGCGAACGGCGCGTTCGGCGGCACGCCGGCCAATCGACTCGGCGGACGCCAGGTCACCAGCGACACGGCTGACGTCGTAGTGATAGTCACGCTGCATCTGGCCATCGGCCTCTGCAATCATCACGCTGCTAAGGCTGTGACGAGTGCTGCAGTAAGCACCGATAAAACCGTGGCTGTTGCCATAGCCGCGACAGCCCTGATGGGTGCTAAGGCTGGTGCCATCAGCGTTGAGAATGCGTTTATCGGTATCAAAAGCGGCCGCCTCGCAGGCAAGCGCCAGTTCCACGGCCTGATCCGGAGCAATATCCCACGGATGATAAAGATCTAGATCAGGCAGATCCTTGGCCATCAGGGCTGAATCGGCAAGCCCGGCGAACTCGTCTTCTGAGGCATGCTTGGCGATCGCCAGCGCGGCCGCCACCGTTTCGCGAACCGCTTCATCGCCGCCGCCAGTGGTGCTCGCCGAGCCCTTGCGCTGGCCGAGATACAGCGTGATGCCGAAACCCTGATCACGATTGAACTCGACCGTCTCCACTTCGCGCTGACGGACCGTGGTCGACAAGCCCTGTTCCATCGAGACGGATACCTCGCAGGCGCTGGCGCCCTGCCGTTTGGCCTCCTCTATGATCCGCGCGACTTTTTCACGTAATTCGGGCAATGCGTGCGGGCCGATTCCCTCAATTTCGCTCATAAACACTCCAACAACTGATTCGATCCAATCGCAGCCAAGGGTGCTCGACTGAGCTCCACGGCAAGGCTGCTGTTATCATGGCGGCATTCCCTACTGGACCAGCCCCATGTCTGATATTTCCGATCTCGACGGCTTCGAGGAGAAAAGCAAAACCCAGGTCAAGCGTGAACTCCACGCCCTTCAGGAGCTGGGTGAGCGCCTCACCACCCTCAAGCCCGACGTACTGGACCGCCTGCCACTCACCGATGCTCTACGCAAAGCGCTGGGCGACGCGCCGAAGCACACCGCGCATATCGCACGCAAACGTCACCTGCAGTACATCGGCAAGCTGATGCGCGATCAGGACGTCGACGCCATCCTGGCTCTGGTTGACCAGCTCGACGCCTCCACCCGCCAATACAATGAACGCTTCCATGCGCTGGAACGCTGGCGTGACCGTCTCATCGCCGGTAACGACGAAACCCTCGAAGCCTTCGTTACGGAGTACCCCGAGACCGACCGTCAGCACCTGCGCAGTCTAATCCGCCACGCCCAGCACGAAGCGGCACGAAACAAACCTCCAGCAGCCAGCCGCAAGATCTTCAAGTACATTCGCGAACTGGACGAGACGCTGCGTGGGCTGAGATAAAAGCTTCAGCTTGAAGCTCAAAGTGGCTTGCATTGCTTCCAGTTTCTGGCTTCCAGCTTCAAGCTCCGGTTCCTCCCACCGTGATGCCGTCGATCTTCAAGGTCGGCTGACCGACGCCGACCGGTACCGACTGGCCGTCCTTGCCACAGGTGCCAACGCCGCTGTCCAGTGCCAGGTCGGTACCGACCATCGATACCTTGTTCATCACCTCCGGTCCGTTGCCTATCAAGGTGGCGCCCTTCACGGGGGCGGTAATCTTGCCGTCCTCGATCAGGTAGGCCTCACTGGTCGAGAACACAAACTTACCGCTGGTGATGTCCACCTGTCCGCCGCCAAGGCTCGCGCAATAGATGCCCTTTTTCACCGACCGAATGATTTCCTCCGGATCGCTCTCGCCCGCCAGCATGTAGGTGTTCGTCATTCGCGGCATTGGCAGGTGAGCATAGGACTCGCGCCGGCCATTGCCCGTCGGGGCAACACCCATCAAGCGCGCGTTGAGCTTGTCCTGAATGTAGCCCTTGAGTATGCCGTTCTCGATCAGCGTGGTGCATTGGGTAGGCGTGCCTTCGTCGTCTACGCTGAGCGACCCGCGGCGATTAGCCAGCGTGCCGTCGTCGACGATGGTGCACAGTTTGGAGGCTACCTGCTGACCTATCCGACCGCTGTAGGCAGAACTGCCCTTGCGGTTGAAGTCGCCTTCCAGCCCATGACCGACGGCCTCATGCAGCAATACTCCGGACCAGCCCGGCCCGAGTACCACCGGCAGCGTACCGGCCGGTGCCGCAACCGCTTCGAGGTTGACCAGCGCCTGCCGCAGCGCCTCGCGGGCATAGTCCATCGCCCGGTCTTCGCTGAGGAAATAATCGTATCCGGTACGCCCGCCTCCGCCCTGGCCGCCACGTTCACGGCGGCCGTTCTGCTCCACGATGACGCTGACGTTGAAGCGCACCAGCGGACGAATGTCCGCTGCCATGCCGCCGTCAAGGCCAGCCACCAGAATGTGCTCCCAGACGCCCGCCAGGCTGACCGTAACCTGCTTGATACGCGGATCCAGCGCCCGCGTGGCGACGTCGATACGCTTGAGTAACTCGACTTTCTCTGCTCGACCAAGCCCTTCTAGCGGATTGTCCCGGCCATACAGCGGCGCGAAGGCAGCCTTCGACAGCACCTGCACACGGCCTTGCTGGCCGCCGCGGGCAATCGAGCGAGCCGCTTCGGCAGCCTGGCGCAGCGCATCGGCGGTAATCGCGTTGCTGTAGGCGAAACCGGTCTTCTCACCGGACAGCGCGCGGACTCCCACGCCTTGCTCTAGATGGAAGCTGCCTTCCTTGACGATGCCATCTTCCAGCACCCAGGACTCGGTCACCTGGTCCTGGAAATACAGATCCGCAGCATCGATACCGGGGCCGGCCAGCTCGCCGAGCAAACCCGGCAGATCATCGAGACCCAATCCACCCGGTGTCAGCAGGCGCTCGGTGACAGGTAACAACAGTTCACTCATATCTACTCCAAAGTGCCCGTTACAATGCGAGGCGCGGCGAATCGGCGATGACTCGACACCGGCATGCGTTGACGTGCCGCAGCCTGTTCGACGGCATCTCGGTCGACGGTCAGCGCCGCTTCGCCGGTTATCTGCTCGCTCAACACGCGCCCCCAGTAATCCACGATAGACGAATGCCCATGAGTCAGCCGTCCGCCAGGGTGCTCACCACCCTGCGCTGCGGCCAGCATATAGCATTGCGTCTCGATGGCCCGCGTACGTATCAACATCTCCCAATGCGCCTGGCCGGTCACGGTAGTGAACGCCGAAGGGGCGCTGATCAGCTCGGCGCCGCCCAGACGCAGCGCCGCGTACAGCTCGGAGAAACGCAGGTCATAACATACCGTCATGCCTAGTCGCCCCACCGGCGTATCGACGACCACCAGTCGATCCCCCGCCGCGTAGTCATCCGACTCCCGATAGCGGCCTCGCGCGTCGCTCACCTCAGCGTCGAACAAATGCAGCTTGTCGTAACGCGCGACCCGTTGGCCCTGATCGTCAAAAAGCAGCGAACAGGCCCGGACCTTCGCTTGCGGCTGGTCGTCTGGAGGCAACGGCAGCGTGCCAGCGACTATCCATAACCTGAGGTCGCGGGCCGTCTGTTTCAACCATGGCAGGATCGGCCCGCCCCCCTCTGCTTCGGCCCGGCCGACCGCCGGCAGATCGGGACGCCCCATGGCGGCGAAGTTTTCCGGTAATACCGCAAGCCGCGCACCACTCTCGGCGGCCCGCTCCAGCAGCCGCCTTGCGCTGGCGAGATTCGCTCGGATGTCGGCCTGACTGGCCATCTGAATTACGGCGAGGCTCATGCTTGATTACCCCTGACGGCACTCAGCCGCCCGCTGGAAATGACATTCAGTTGGGCTTCTCGAAGGGCTTGTCAAAGGTGATCTTGGGCGCCTGCCATGGCCCCTCGACCTTGTACTGAACGCTGGCAAAGCGGGCAACCTTGTCTCCCAACAGCTTATCCACGACGAACAAGGCGCCGCCGATTGCAGGCGCGCCGACGATCAGGGCCGCCAATGGCAGGTTGTTGCTGACTGGAAGCGTTACCAGCAGCGTGGCGTCAATCTGATCTTTAACCAGATCCAGTTGGCCATTCAACTCCAGATTGCTGGACGGCCCGACCACCGTCAGTGGCTGCGAAGTCACGTAGACGCCGTCCGTCGCGACCAGCTCAGTCTGGATGTGATCGTAGCTCAGACCCTTGCTGAACAGATCCGAGAAATCCAATCGCAGACGCCGGCCGATCGAGTCGAAATTGAGCAGACCGAAGACCCGCAGCGCCTGTGCGCTGCCATCCACTTCGCGCAGTTGGCCCTTGCGCAGCCGAGCATCGAGCCTGCCGGACAATCGGCTCAGGGCGAAGAATGCAGGAGAGCCGGGCCAGCTTCCGTCTACATCCAGACGGAAGTCCCTGCTGGTGGTCGAGGGCGCAAACCCCCAGCCCAGCAGCACATCGGCGACGTTTTCACCTTCCAGGCGCCCCTTGTACCAGCTCCGTGTGGCACCCCAGCCGCCGGAGCCGCCCAACTTCAAGCCTTTCAGATCCAGGGCGAGATCCGTGAATGCTACGCCATCCGTGCTCGGCCGCATTTTCAACGACCCCGACCCCATCGGCTCATCGCCCCGAAGTACTTCGGCCACGGTGATATTCATCGCGGGCAAGCGCTTCGGATCGACGGCCGCCAGCGCATCCTCTGGCTGCGTCTGGGGACTGTTCGGTACGTCTGCGGGAAGCCGCACACGCGACAGATCCACTGCGATGGGCTCGCCATCGGTATCCGGCAAACGTACGGTTCCGGCCACCGTCTCGCTGTCCAGGCCAAGCAGCCAGCCCGAGGAAAGACGGCGCAACTCGACGGCGAGATTGTCGATATGCGTGCCGAATCCATCGAACGCGCCGATGTCGAGGTCGGCCTGGCGCAGCATCGTGTTCTTGCTCGCCTGATTCGTCGACGACTGGCCATAGGCTTCCAGCACCGCTTGCCATGCAGCCAGCTCGAGCTGCGGCAGCTTGCCTCGCACGTAGAGGCCCTGATCGGTGCGCAGATTCGCCGCGCCACCGCCCAACACTAGCTCACCGTCGCCTTCGGCCCAGTCGCCGCTCGGCACGATAAACGCCAGCGCTGCCAGCGTCCCATGTCGGAGCGTGTAGCGCTGTCGATCGCCACCAAAGGTCATTTGCAGCGTGGTGTCGCGCCGCTCCTCGGCCGTCTTGCCGAACGGTGCCGGAAGCGCCAGAGCGGTGCCCAGCAGGGAGGAATCGACTTGCAACTGGTTGTCGGTGCCGCTCAGGTTCAAACTCAGCCTGAACGGCAGCTCTCCAGAGGCGGGCAGCGGCTGTTCGATCTTCCTCCACGCCAGGAGTCGCTGCAGAGCCACGGTGCCCGACGCTTCGATCCGTGTGGACGGCTCGCCCGGCGCCCCATCGGCGAGGGCCTTGCCCTGTATGGGGCTGCCCAGCGCGCGGCCGCGGAACGCCTTGGAACTGAACCCCCGCTCGCTGTCATAACGAAACTCGCCGCCCAACGCATCGAGCTGCAGGTCTGCCTGCCTGATGAACAGCGAAGCATCGGTACTGGAAAAATCGGCAACCACCTGAGGTCGCCCGCCCTTGGCCAGCGGTATGTCCAGCTTGAGTGTCCCGCTCAATGGTCCCTCGCCGCGCCAACCTGCGAACAGCTCACTCGTGCCGATGGGCGCCACTTGCATCAGTGTCAGCGCATCGCGCAGATGGCCGTCTACTCGCCCTTCGACATTAAGCTGCAGTGCCTGAGCACCGGGAACATGCGGTATTTCAGCCGTAGCGTCATGTAACCGGCTGTCGAGCATCCGGCCCTCGGCAAGACGGACCCGCACGCCACTGTCCTCGATTAACACCTCACCACGGCCTTCTCGCAGGATTGGCCAGCCGGGCTGAAATGCGAGCTCGGCATCCCGCACCTTGAAATACAGGCTCAAGCTGCGCGAATTATCGTCGCCCCCCTTGCTTATCGAGCCTTGGTACTCGAAGTACCCCTGTTCAACGGTGCCGCTGCGAATCGCCGTGTTCAACCATTCGCTTAGAGCCGGACTCAGCGCCGGCGAGCGTGTCGGCAGGTATTTCTCTGTGAAGCGGGCATCCCCGTCACGCATACCGACACGTAGATCCATGTAGTCCTCAGCCGCCGGATCGCGCATTAAACGGATCAGAAAATCGCCGGCTATTTGTCCCTCTTCGCCCTCGACCTGCAAGTAGGGCGAAGCGAGCGTGACGGCTTGGTCGTCGAGCTTCCAGCGCAGGCTGCCACGGGCACGATAGTAGTCCCAGGGCCGCGGAAACAGCTGAGCCAGATGAAGGCTGAAATCGCGGTTGTCGAAGCGCAGCTCACCGCCGGCGAGATTGCCCTGTATCGCACCGCTGACGTTGCGCACGGCCGGCACCCAATGGTGCGCAGCGATGCTGACCTCCTCAAGATTGGCGGTGAATGCCAAACGCTCGACTCCGGGTGCCGCCGGACGATAGTCAAGCTGCAGGTTACGCAAGGTTCCGCTCGGAGCCAGCCCGAGCAGATATTCGTTTGCCAGTTCGGGCAGCGGCACCATGGCATGGGCCAGTGCCGCCACCGGGCCGACGGCGATGTGATCGGTTTGCAGACGCCAGCGATCCTCGGCGATGTTTTGCTGGATCACCACTGCGGTATCCCGCCAACGGTTTCCTGCGAACGTGAAGGCCAGACCATCAAATTGCAGTCGGTAGCCTTCGTCCGCTTGATCGACATAGGCGTTCACTGCCAGGTCTTCGATCTGGACCGGATCCCGCTGCGATCGGCCCGCGCGCAGCACCGGTACGTTCAGTCGAGCCACCGCACGGGCCAGCCCGTGCTCGCGCCAGTCGAGCCACACCTCACCGCCTGCCTGAAGCTGATCGAGCGCCCAGCTACCCGTCAGGCTCTCCGGCAACCAGGCCGCCCAGTCGCTCTGCGGCAGGCTGAGGTAGAGCTCGGCTTCACTGGCTTGCCAGTCATTGGCCTGCACTCGCCCCTGAGCATGCGTACTCAGCGGCTGGCCGTCCGGCAGCAGCAAGTGCCCGTCGAGGCGCAAACGCTCGCCAACGGTATGCAGCTCGAGATTGGCATAGGTCAGGGTGACTGGCGCTTCGGCGTGCGCCTCGATCGTAATTTGGCTATCCAGCAGTCGCAGATATTGGATCTTCTGCAGCTCACCCAAGAGTTTCGGCACGTCGGTCGGCGCCTGATCGCCGCGCTCGGGTAGGCCACCGACGCGCCATCTGCCATTCGCGTCCTGGATCAGATTCAAATGGACACCGATGAATTCCACCGTCTTCAACTGCAGCTGACGAGACAGAAGACTGGCGGCAACATCCGGCACCAGTGCCAGGCGATCCAGCCGCATCGCCGTATCACCTTCGCCGAGAATCACGTCGTGGGCCAGCAACCGCGGCGAGAAGCCCTCCCAGCGACCTTCCAGACTGCCGAGCTCGATCGGCACGCTCAACAGTTCGCGCGCCTTGTCTTGGACTTCGAGGCGATACTCGGCGACCAGCGGCACCAGTTGCCGACCGAGGCTCACGTATAGCGCCAGGAGCATCAGTCCGATCGCACCCAGCCAGAGGCTGCGGCGCAGAAAGAGGAGAACAAATGAAAGGAGCCGACTCATACGGATACGCTCCGCACACCCGGGCCCGGATGGCTGGGCTTGCATCTAGGGTCTGTTCCCGTTTCGTCGCGGCCGCGACGGAGCCGGTTATTGCGCGAGACAAGGCCGTGCTCGCTCCCGGCGGGCTTGCGGCAGTCACCCCATCCATGGAGATCGCACGAGTCGTGCAGTTTAGTCGTTCCAAATAAGCGACGAGAAACGCCGTATCGCACAAGAATCATCCTGCCCCGACGGGTCGCGCGGCAAATCTCGCCAGGCGGCGTTGCAGGACTTGGTAAGGGAGCGACCATTACCTGTGCCCCGCGCGATCCACATGGATGGGGTGAATGCAGCAGGCCCGCCGGGAGCGGGCGCTGCCTTGCCTGGCGAGATTTGGCGCAGCAACGCGGCTCGCAGCGAAACGGCAACAGTCCCTAGTCAGAGCAGCACCACGTCGTACTGCTCTTGCGAATACATGGTCTCCACCTGGAACTTGATCGAGCGACCGATGAAGCTCTCGAGATCGGCGACATTACCCGACTCCTCGTCGAGCAGCCGGTCAATGACCTTCTGATTCGCCAGTACGCGATAGCCTTCGGGCTGGTAGGCGCGGGCCTCGCGAAGGATTTCGCGGAAAATCTCGTAGCAGACAGTCTCCGGGGTCTTCATTTTGCCCCTGCCCTGGCAGCACATGCACGGCTCGCACAGCACCTGCTCGAGGCTTTCGCGGGTGCGCTTGCGGGTCATCTGTACCAGCCCCAGCTCGGTGATTCCGATGATATTGGTCTTGGCGTGATCACGCTCCAGCTGCTTCTCCAGCGTGCGCAAGACCTGGCGACGATGCTCTTCGTCCTCCATGTCGATAAAGTCGATGATGATGATTCCGCCAAGGTTGCGCAGCCGCAGCTGACGGGCAATGGCGGTGGCCGACTCGAGGTTGGTCTTGAAAATGGTTTCCTCGAGGGTGCGATGGCCCACGAACGCCCCGGTATTGACGTCGATGGTGGTCATCGCTTCGGCCGGGTCGATGATCAGATAGCCGCCGGACTTGAGCATGACCTTGCGCTCAAGAGCCTTCTGAATCTCGTCCTCAACACTGTACAGATCGAAGATTGGCCGCTCGCCAGGGTAATGCTCGAGGTGCTCATTTAGCTCGGGCATCAGCTCACCGACGAACTGGCTGACCTTCTGGAAGTTTTCCCGCGAGTCGATGCGGATCTTCTCGATGCGCGGATTGACCAGATCCCGCAGGGTGCGCATGGCCAGCGACAGATCTTCATAGATGAGCGAGGGTGCGCCGGCAGTCTTCATCTGACCGTCGATCTGTTCCCACAGACGGCGCAGGTAGCGGATATCCATGAGAATCTCATCGCTGCCGGCGCCTTCGGCTGCGGTTCGCAGAATGAAGCCACCGGTTTCCTTGATCCCTTCTGCTGCGATGCACTCAGCCACCACCTGCTTGAGACGGTCGCGCTCGGCTTCGTCCTCGATGCGCAGGGAAATCCCCACGTGGCTGGTCTTGGGCATGTACACGAGGTAGCGCGAAGGTATCGACAGCTGCGTGGTCAGCCGCGCGCCCTTGGTGCCGATCGGATCCTTGGTGACCTGTACGACCAACGCCTGCCCGTCATGCACCAACGCACTGATAGGTTCGACGGCGTTGCCCTCACGGCTGGAGATCTCCGAGGCATGGATGAAGGCCGCACGCTCCAGGCCGATGTCGACGAAGGCCGCCTGCATACCGGGCAGCACCCTAACCACCTTGCCTTTGTAAATGTTGCCAACGATGCCGCGACGCTGAGTCCGCTCGACATGCACTTCCTGCAGGACACCGTTCTCCACCACCGCCACCCGCGACTCCATGGGGGTGATGTTCATCAGGATTTCTTCGCTCATTATTGTTCTCGGCCGATGGCGGTGGGTATAGCAGCCGAAGCTGACGAGTTGGCTCGATTCTAACGGCATAAGCCGCCAAGCCCCAGGCTCTATACCAAGCTTTTACACCAGTAACGGAGCCCATAGGCGTCGAGTAGTTGGGCCGTCTCACACAACGGCAGCCCGACCACTGCCGAATAACTGCCCTCCAGCGCGCTGACGAAGATCGCCCCCCAGCCCTGAATAGCGTAACTACCAGCCTTGTCCCGGGGCTCGCCGCTGGCCCAGTAAGCCTCGGCTTCGTCGAGCCGAATCGGTCGAAAGCGCACCCGGCTGGT from the Stutzerimonas stutzeri genome contains:
- the rng gene encoding ribonuclease G, whose translation is MSEEILMNITPMESRVAVVENGVLQEVHVERTQRRGIVGNIYKGKVVRVLPGMQAAFVDIGLERAAFIHASEISSREGNAVEPISALVHDGQALVVQVTKDPIGTKGARLTTQLSIPSRYLVYMPKTSHVGISLRIEDEAERDRLKQVVAECIAAEGIKETGGFILRTAAEGAGSDEILMDIRYLRRLWEQIDGQMKTAGAPSLIYEDLSLAMRTLRDLVNPRIEKIRIDSRENFQKVSQFVGELMPELNEHLEHYPGERPIFDLYSVEDEIQKALERKVMLKSGGYLIIDPAEAMTTIDVNTGAFVGHRTLEETIFKTNLESATAIARQLRLRNLGGIIIIDFIDMEDEEHRRQVLRTLEKQLERDHAKTNIIGITELGLVQMTRKRTRESLEQVLCEPCMCCQGRGKMKTPETVCYEIFREILREARAYQPEGYRVLANQKVIDRLLDEESGNVADLESFIGRSIKFQVETMYSQEQYDVVLL
- a CDS encoding YhdP family protein, which codes for MSRLLSFVLLFLRRSLWLGAIGLMLLALYVSLGRQLVPLVAEYRLEVQDKARELLSVPIELGSLEGRWEGFSPRLLAHDVILGEGDTAMRLDRLALVPDVAASLLSRQLQLKTVEFIGVHLNLIQDANGRWRVGGLPERGDQAPTDVPKLLGELQKIQYLRLLDSQITIEAHAEAPVTLTYANLELHTVGERLRLDGHLLLPDGQPLSTHAQGRVQANDWQASEAELYLSLPQSDWAAWLPESLTGSWALDQLQAGGEVWLDWREHGLARAVARLNVPVLRAGRSQRDPVQIEDLAVNAYVDQADEGYRLQFDGLAFTFAGNRWRDTAVVIQQNIAEDRWRLQTDHIAVGPVAALAHAMVPLPELANEYLLGLAPSGTLRNLQLDYRPAAPGVERLAFTANLEEVSIAAHHWVPAVRNVSGAIQGNLAGGELRFDNRDFSLHLAQLFPRPWDYYRARGSLRWKLDDQAVTLASPYLQVEGEEGQIAGDFLIRLMRDPAAEDYMDLRVGMRDGDARFTEKYLPTRSPALSPALSEWLNTAIRSGTVEQGYFEYQGSISKGGDDNSRSLSLYFKVRDAELAFQPGWPILREGRGEVLIEDSGVRVRLAEGRMLDSRLHDATAEIPHVPGAQALQLNVEGRVDGHLRDALTLMQVAPIGTSELFAGWRGEGPLSGTLKLDIPLAKGGRPQVVADFSSTDASLFIRQADLQLDALGGEFRYDSERGFSSKAFRGRALGSPIQGKALADGAPGEPSTRIEASGTVALQRLLAWRKIEQPLPASGELPFRLSLNLSGTDNQLQVDSSLLGTALALPAPFGKTAEERRDTTLQMTFGGDRQRYTLRHGTLAALAFIVPSGDWAEGDGELVLGGGAANLRTDQGLYVRGKLPQLELAAWQAVLEAYGQSSTNQASKNTMLRQADLDIGAFDGFGTHIDNLAVELRRLSSGWLLGLDSETVAGTVRLPDTDGEPIAVDLSRVRLPADVPNSPQTQPEDALAAVDPKRLPAMNITVAEVLRGDEPMGSGSLKMRPSTDGVAFTDLALDLKGLKLGGSGGWGATRSWYKGRLEGENVADVLLGWGFAPSTTSRDFRLDVDGSWPGSPAFFALSRLSGRLDARLRKGQLREVDGSAQALRVFGLLNFDSIGRRLRLDFSDLFSKGLSYDHIQTELVATDGVYVTSQPLTVVGPSSNLELNGQLDLVKDQIDATLLVTLPVSNNLPLAALIVGAPAIGGALFVVDKLLGDKVARFASVQYKVEGPWQAPKITFDKPFEKPN
- the tldD gene encoding metalloprotease TldD, translating into MSELLLPVTERLLTPGGLGLDDLPGLLGELAGPGIDAADLYFQDQVTESWVLEDGIVKEGSFHLEQGVGVRALSGEKTGFAYSNAITADALRQAAEAARSIARGGQQGRVQVLSKAAFAPLYGRDNPLEGLGRAEKVELLKRIDVATRALDPRIKQVTVSLAGVWEHILVAGLDGGMAADIRPLVRFNVSVIVEQNGRRERGGQGGGGRTGYDYFLSEDRAMDYAREALRQALVNLEAVAAPAGTLPVVLGPGWSGVLLHEAVGHGLEGDFNRKGSSAYSGRIGQQVASKLCTIVDDGTLANRRGSLSVDDEGTPTQCTTLIENGILKGYIQDKLNARLMGVAPTGNGRRESYAHLPMPRMTNTYMLAGESDPEEIIRSVKKGIYCASLGGGQVDITSGKFVFSTSEAYLIEDGKITAPVKGATLIGNGPEVMNKVSMVGTDLALDSGVGTCGKDGQSVPVGVGQPTLKIDGITVGGTGA
- the yjgA gene encoding ribosome biogenesis factor YjgA, with the translated sequence MSDISDLDGFEEKSKTQVKRELHALQELGERLTTLKPDVLDRLPLTDALRKALGDAPKHTAHIARKRHLQYIGKLMRDQDVDAILALVDQLDASTRQYNERFHALERWRDRLIAGNDETLEAFVTEYPETDRQHLRSLIRHAQHEAARNKPPAASRKIFKYIRELDETLRGLR
- the pmbA gene encoding metalloprotease PmbA is translated as MSEIEGIGPHALPELREKVARIIEEAKRQGASACEVSVSMEQGLSTTVRQREVETVEFNRDQGFGITLYLGQRKGSASTTGGGDEAVRETVAAALAIAKHASEDEFAGLADSALMAKDLPDLDLYHPWDIAPDQAVELALACEAAAFDTDKRILNADGTSLSTHQGCRGYGNSHGFIGAYCSTRHSLSSVMIAEADGQMQRDYHYDVSRVAGDLASAESIGRRAAERAVRRLGARPVPTCDVPVLFSSELATGLFGHFLAAISGGNLYRKSSYLEDALGQTLFPEWLSLDERPHLLRGLASSAYDGDGLATYAKPFVEDGRLLSYILGTYSGRKLGMPSTANAGGVHNLFVTHGDEDQASLIRRMGRGLLVTELMGQGLNLVTGDYSRGAGGFWVENGEIQFPVQEVTIAGNLRDMFRQIVAVGCDVETRSSIHTGSVLIERMKVAGS
- a CDS encoding carbon-nitrogen hydrolase family protein, with amino-acid sequence MSLAVIQMASQADIRANLASARRLLERAAESGARLAVLPENFAAMGRPDLPAVGRAEAEGGGPILPWLKQTARDLRLWIVAGTLPLPPDDQPQAKVRACSLLFDDQGQRVARYDKLHLFDAEVSDARGRYRESDDYAAGDRLVVVDTPVGRLGMTVCYDLRFSELYAALRLGGAELISAPSAFTTVTGQAHWEMLIRTRAIETQCYMLAAAQGGEHPGGRLTHGHSSIVDYWGRVLSEQITGEAALTVDRDAVEQAAARQRMPVSSHRRFAAPRIVTGTLE